The following coding sequences lie in one Oncorhynchus kisutch isolate 150728-3 linkage group LG17, Okis_V2, whole genome shotgun sequence genomic window:
- the LOC109908147 gene encoding matrix remodeling-associated protein 8 isoform X2 — translation MLRLFLTWGQSSSKLDVVVEVRNITLPAGTQAVLPCHSPRMIWTRDRLKDRQRVVHWDLFRSTPEYSVERILDMSAGVKERVYNGFNKGRITIPKTAFTDGNFSLVINNVGTADRGVYSCNLHHHYCQLHQSIKIQLNTTKSVRKEKRYWDGDKTVFVVLLGSSVVLPCVNRRPLWMEGQQEDQQQVAHWDWQPPGVRPDGADRLVDLYASGERRQYGPLFPVDKMSVSDDAFSVGDFSLTISNLQPVDKGLYSCHLHHHYCGLHERLIYRLMVGPSLPPPPPVLTAVPAAPAAPAVPTLLAIPHTLPNDDPSPDVVELERPRVINVILPEYPGHFFQQMGYFLATFFLLAFIITIVIVLTRRRRKRGLEYDLRRSERSHVTGHEDIALEATELKVCTQEYPNSDYKNNLLKERDMSKGCNKEMNEKLWI, via the exons ATGTTGCGGTTGTTTCTAA CGTGGGGCCAGAGCAGCAGCAAGTTAGATGTGGTGGTGGAGGTCCGTAACATCACCCTCCCAGCCGGGACCCAGGCTGTGCTGCCCTGCCACAGCCCCCGCATGATATGGACCCGGGACCGGCTGAAGGATCGCCAGAGGGTGGTCCACTGGGACCTGTTCCGGAGCACACCAGAGTACTCTGTGGAAAGGATACTGGACATGTCTGCTGGCGTCAAAGAGAGAGTCTACAATGGGTTCAACAAGGGCCGCATAACCATCCCCAAAACCGCCTTCACTGACGGGAACTTCTCCCTCGTCATCAACA ATGTAGGAACAGCTGATCGAGGTGTTTATAGTTGTAATCTGCATCACCATTACTGCCAGCTTCACCAGTCCATCAAGATACAGCTCAACACCACCAAGTCAG TCCGTAAGGAGAAGCGGTACTGGGACGGGGACAAGACAGTGTTTGTGGTGTTGCTGGGGAGCTCTGTGGTGTTGCCTTGTGTGAACAGGCGGCCTCTGTGGATGGAGGGCCAGCAGGAGGACCAGCAGCAGGTAGCCCACTGGGACTGGCAGCCACCTGGGGTGAGACCTGATGGAGCTGACCGCCTGGTGGACCTTTACGCCTCTGGAGAGCGCCGGCAGTATGGACCACTCTTCCCTGTGGACAAGATGAGTGTCTCTGATGATGCCTTCTCTGTAGGGGATTTCTCTCTGACCATCTCTAATCTCCAGCCTGTTGACAAGGGCCTGTACTCCTGTCACCTGCACCACCACTACTGCGGCCTGCACGAGAGACTCATCTACAGGCTCATGGTGGGGCCTTCACTGCCCCCACCTCCTCCGGTCCTCACCGCTGTCCCTGCTGCCCCTGCTGCCCCTGCTGTCCCAACTCTCCTTGCTATCCCCCACACACTCCCCAATGATGACCCAA GCCCTGATGTGGTTGAACTTGAGAGACCACGGGTAATCAACGTCATCCTCCCTGAGTACCCAGGGCACTTCTTCCAGCAGATGGGCTACTTCCTGGCTACCTTCTTCCTCCTAGCCTTCATCATAACAATCGTCATTGTGCTTACCCGACGACGCAGAAagagag GTCTGGAGTACGACCTGCGAAGATCTGAACG gagtcatGTGACTGGCCACGAGGACATTGCTTTGGAGGCCACAGAGCTGAAGGTCTGCACCCAGGAATACCCGAATTCAG ACTACAAAAACAACctactgaaagagagagatatgtctAAAGGCTGCAATAAAG aaatGAATGAAAAGTTGTGgatatga
- the LOC109908147 gene encoding matrix remodeling-associated protein 8 isoform X1, translating to MLRLFLISSVFFLPSAWGQSSSKLDVVVEVRNITLPAGTQAVLPCHSPRMIWTRDRLKDRQRVVHWDLFRSTPEYSVERILDMSAGVKERVYNGFNKGRITIPKTAFTDGNFSLVINNVGTADRGVYSCNLHHHYCQLHQSIKIQLNTTKSVRKEKRYWDGDKTVFVVLLGSSVVLPCVNRRPLWMEGQQEDQQQVAHWDWQPPGVRPDGADRLVDLYASGERRQYGPLFPVDKMSVSDDAFSVGDFSLTISNLQPVDKGLYSCHLHHHYCGLHERLIYRLMVGPSLPPPPPVLTAVPAAPAAPAVPTLLAIPHTLPNDDPSPDVVELERPRVINVILPEYPGHFFQQMGYFLATFFLLAFIITIVIVLTRRRRKRGLEYDLRRSERSHVTGHEDIALEATELKVCTQEYPNSDYKNNLLKERDMSKGCNKEMNEKLWI from the exons ATGTTGCGGTTGTTTCTAA TTTCTTCTGTCTTCTTCCTGCCCAGTG CGTGGGGCCAGAGCAGCAGCAAGTTAGATGTGGTGGTGGAGGTCCGTAACATCACCCTCCCAGCCGGGACCCAGGCTGTGCTGCCCTGCCACAGCCCCCGCATGATATGGACCCGGGACCGGCTGAAGGATCGCCAGAGGGTGGTCCACTGGGACCTGTTCCGGAGCACACCAGAGTACTCTGTGGAAAGGATACTGGACATGTCTGCTGGCGTCAAAGAGAGAGTCTACAATGGGTTCAACAAGGGCCGCATAACCATCCCCAAAACCGCCTTCACTGACGGGAACTTCTCCCTCGTCATCAACA ATGTAGGAACAGCTGATCGAGGTGTTTATAGTTGTAATCTGCATCACCATTACTGCCAGCTTCACCAGTCCATCAAGATACAGCTCAACACCACCAAGTCAG TCCGTAAGGAGAAGCGGTACTGGGACGGGGACAAGACAGTGTTTGTGGTGTTGCTGGGGAGCTCTGTGGTGTTGCCTTGTGTGAACAGGCGGCCTCTGTGGATGGAGGGCCAGCAGGAGGACCAGCAGCAGGTAGCCCACTGGGACTGGCAGCCACCTGGGGTGAGACCTGATGGAGCTGACCGCCTGGTGGACCTTTACGCCTCTGGAGAGCGCCGGCAGTATGGACCACTCTTCCCTGTGGACAAGATGAGTGTCTCTGATGATGCCTTCTCTGTAGGGGATTTCTCTCTGACCATCTCTAATCTCCAGCCTGTTGACAAGGGCCTGTACTCCTGTCACCTGCACCACCACTACTGCGGCCTGCACGAGAGACTCATCTACAGGCTCATGGTGGGGCCTTCACTGCCCCCACCTCCTCCGGTCCTCACCGCTGTCCCTGCTGCCCCTGCTGCCCCTGCTGTCCCAACTCTCCTTGCTATCCCCCACACACTCCCCAATGATGACCCAA GCCCTGATGTGGTTGAACTTGAGAGACCACGGGTAATCAACGTCATCCTCCCTGAGTACCCAGGGCACTTCTTCCAGCAGATGGGCTACTTCCTGGCTACCTTCTTCCTCCTAGCCTTCATCATAACAATCGTCATTGTGCTTACCCGACGACGCAGAAagagag GTCTGGAGTACGACCTGCGAAGATCTGAACG gagtcatGTGACTGGCCACGAGGACATTGCTTTGGAGGCCACAGAGCTGAAGGTCTGCACCCAGGAATACCCGAATTCAG ACTACAAAAACAACctactgaaagagagagatatgtctAAAGGCTGCAATAAAG aaatGAATGAAAAGTTGTGgatatga